One region of Candidatus Neomarinimicrobiota bacterium genomic DNA includes:
- a CDS encoding prepilin-type N-terminal cleavage/methylation domain-containing protein → MKLHNSNGFTFIEVLIAVVIVSVAAFGLMLGAVHARGELQALEIRERATEELLSFVETMKGRVADGRLTGIERSGDLEGKQVFLLGNNENPDKIEAKIYYDPIYEEPSDSSGGMDRYRFKTWITWKDYTSARNDVKKTRVLEMVMLEYPL, encoded by the coding sequence ATGAAACTGCACAATTCAAATGGATTTACGTTTATCGAAGTGTTGATTGCTGTGGTAATTGTGAGTGTGGCAGCATTTGGCTTAATGCTCGGCGCTGTACATGCAAGAGGAGAATTGCAGGCGCTTGAAATCCGCGAACGTGCGACAGAAGAATTATTAAGTTTTGTAGAAACCATGAAAGGTCGCGTTGCAGATGGACGATTAACTGGAATTGAGCGTAGTGGAGATTTAGAAGGGAAACAAGTTTTTCTTTTGGGGAACAATGAAAACCCCGATAAAATCGAAGCAAAAATTTACTACGATCCGATTTATGAAGAACCTTCAGATTCTTCCGGTGGAATGGATCGCTATAGGTTTAAAACATGGATCACATGGAAGGATTATACGTCTGCAAGAAACGATGTAAAGAAAACCCGTGTATTAGAAATGGTAATGCTGGAGTATCCGCTGTGA